The genomic interval GCGCAGTGGCTGTGCTGACGACAGCACTTTTGGTTGTGCTCGCTCTTGGGAGAATCGGCGCAGGTTATGCGACATACGCCGTGGGAGGATGGCCCCCTCCTTTCGGCATCAACCTGGTGGGCGACGGCCTGAGCGGGTTCTTTCTCCTCATCATCGCTGTGGTGGGTTTTCTTGTCACCGTGTATTCAACAGCCTATATGAAGCGGTATACCGCAGAAGTGAAATATTACAGCCTGCTCATGCTGATGATTGCGGGCATGAACGGCGTGGTTGCGACAGGCGACCTTTTCAACATGTACGTGTTTCTGGAGATTTCGGCCATATCGTCGTATGCCCTCGTCGCCTTCGGCATCAGGAATGAGGAGCTCGAGGCCTCTTTCAAGTATCTCGTCCTCGGCAGCGTAGGGTCCAGCTTTATTCTCGTTGGCATCGCGTTTCTTTACAGCATTACCGGCACGCTCAATCTGGCGCATCTGGGGAGGATACTGGAGGGTAATGTTTCTCCGGGAATGGTGCACTTTATCGCCGCTCTCTTCTTCGCGGGGTTCGGGATAAAAGCGGCGCTGATTCCGTTCCATGCATGGCTGCCCGACGCTCACCCGTCGGCGCCCGCTCCCATTTCAGCCATGCTGTCGGGACTCCTCATAAAGGCGCTCGGAGTGTACTGCCTGCTGCGGCTGTTGTTCAATGTGTTCGGGTTTGAGTATTCTTACTCGATGGTATTTTTGACACTCGGCGTCCTCTCCATGGTCGGGGGAGCGCTGCTCGCGATAGGGCAGAATGACTTCAAGCGCATGCTGGCATATTCCAGCATCAGCCAGATGGGATACATCATTTTCGCCATAGGTCTCGGCTCCCCTCTGGGAATTATCGGGGGGCTTTTCCACCTGCTCAACCATGCCGTGTTCAAGTCTCTGCTCTTTCTGTGTTCCGGCGCCGTTGAATACGCTACCGGGACGAGAAACCTGAACGAGCTTGGCGGGCTCTGGCGAAAAATGCCCATGACAAGTGCGACATGTTCAATTGCATCGCTTTCGATCTCTGGCATCCCTCCTTTCGGGGGATTCTTCAGCAAGCTCATCATTATCATCGCCGCCGTTCAGGCTTATGACAGCCTTGGGCCGGCGGCTTACGTTCTTGCGGCGGTCGCGGTGCTAGTGAGTTTTCTCACGATAATATATTTTGTCAAAATCCAAAAGATGGCGCTTTTCGGCCCGCTGCCAGACAGGCTCGCCGGGGTGCGTGAAGTCCCGGCGCCCATGTGGGGGGTTCTGGCGGTCCTTGCGGTGTTCTGCATCGCGTTTGGTCTTGCCTGCCCGTGGTTCATTTCCGTGCTCGTTGATCCGGCGCGCGAGGTTATGCTCGACAAAGGCGCTTACATCCTGAATGTTCTGGGGTCATTATGATGAATCGGTTACTCTATTTCGTCCTGATGCTTGCCGCATGGTTTCTTTTGACCTGTTCCTTCGACAGTCAGAACATAGTCGCAGGGGTTGTGACAAGTGTACTCGTGGTTGTTTTTACGGGGTACCTGTTTTTCGATACTATCCACAAGATATTCAATCCCAGGCGAATCTTCTGGTTTTTGTACTACATTCCGTTCTTCATCTGGCAAATCATCAAGGCCAACCTGGATGTGGCATACCGGGTGCTCCACATGGATCTGCCCATACGGCCCGGAATAGTGAAGGTGACTACCACTCTGAAAAGCGACCTGGGGCTTACGTTCCTGGCCAACTCCATCACGCTGACACCCGGCACTCTTACTGTGGACATCATCGGGAGCGACCTGTACATCCATTGGATTTACATCCATACCGACGACCCCGAGCGCCAGACCGAGATGATTGTGAGCCACTTTGAAAAAATTCTGAAGAAGGTGTTCGAATGATGCATTACGCTGAAACTTTTTGGCCGATGTTCTTTATGCTTGTGCTGATGTTCTCAGGGTTTCTCTGTCTCTACCGGATCGGCAAGGGGCCTTCGGCGCCGGACAAGATGATGGCTATCGATATTCTCGGCACACTCATGGTTGGATTCTGCGCGATTCTGACATGGACGACGGGCAAGGATTTCTATATGAACATCGGCATCACCTGGGCGCTTTTGAGCTTCATCGGCACTATCGCCCTGGCGAAGTACCTGGAAGGAAGGCACTTCGATGACTGAAACGATCGGGTTCGTTGTGATGGCCGTCGGCGTTGTGTTCGACCTGTTCGGCTGTATCGGGCTGGTGCGGCTTCCCGATATTTATAACCGTCTCCAGGCGGCGACCAAATGCGTGACTCTCGGGACATGCATGATCCTTATCGGGCTGCCCCTCATGATGGGAATGCACGCGGCGGGAATCAGGGCGCTGGTCTGCGCGGTGTTCATCATGCTCACCTCACCTGTGGCGGCGCATGCCCTTTCACGGGCGGCGTACAAGGCGGGCGTCAAGCTCTGGGAAAAGAGCGTTGCGGACGCTTACGCAAAGGTGGCGGAGAAAAATAACTCCATGGAGTGAAACGTTATGCGGAAACCGAAAGTACGTGAGCTTATAGAGGCGATCAAAGTTCTCTTTGTGGAAGGCCCATACACATCGAAATTCCCGAAAGAGATGACTGTGCCTCCCGATACCTTTCGCGGAAAGCCGGAGTTCGATCCGGATATCTGCATCGGGTGCGGCGCATGCAGCGAGGTTTGCCCTTCACGCGCCATTGAAGTGGTAGACAACCTGGAGACCGGCAAACGGACGCTCAAGCTCAGATACGATATATGTAATTTCTGCGGGCAGTGCCACCTGTATTGCACCACACGGGATGGCGTCGATTACACCACAGAGTACGATCTCGCCTCGCTCGACCGCAGCACCATGGTAGTTACCGTGGAGAAAGAGCTTGCCATCTGCGAACTGTGCGGTGGCGCAGCAGGGACAAAAGATCACCTTGCCTGGATCGCCAACCGTCTGAGCAGCCGTGGATACTCAAACCCGACGCTCATTTTAGCCGGCATGGGTAATCTCTCCCAGGCGGAACCAGTTAAAGCCCGCCCTGAACATCGCAAAGTCGATCGCGACGATCTTTTCCGCATCCTCTGCCCCGATTGCCGCCGGAAGGTTTTCATGACCGAAGAGTGGTGATCATTCCGCCGAGTACATAACCGTATTACCTTAACCGAAAATCTACAAGAGATCAAACCGTGGGCGCGAGGTCTGTCATTGTGAGCGTTGGAAACGAGTCCCGGGGGGACGACAGCGCGGGCATTCTCTTCGGAGCGCTGGTCAGGGACGATATACGCTGGAGTGTGATAGAAGGCGGCGACGCCCCGGAAAACATGACATCTCTCATCAGGGCATGCGCACCGGAGGCGGTGCTCATTGCCGACGCCATGGATTTCGGCGGAGCGCCGGGCGAGGTCATGCTGGCGCAGGGCGGTGAACTCGCCGGGAGCGGGATTTCGACCCACGGGCCGCTGATACTTTTCACGGATTATATAGAACGATCGACAGGAGCGCGGGTATATGTCCTCGGGTTTCAGCCGGAACGGACAGGGTTCGGAGAATCAATGTCTTCAGTGGTGAAAGGGAGTGTTGCGAGGATGGCGGAAATGTTGATGAAATCCCGGGGGATCGAGGATTTCTTCCATGAAGTACAACATATTTTACAAGAAGCGGGCAAGCTATGAATACAAAGAAACAAATCATGGTAGTCGAAGACGAGAAGGATTTTGCCGAATCAATCATCATGATTCTCGAATCTGCCGGTTATGAAGTGATATGGGCTGACGACGGCGACCAGTGTTTTGCGCTCCTTGAATTTGAAAAACCCGACCTGATCATCATGGACGTCATGATGAGGACAATTACCGAAGGATTTAACGTATTGTATGACCTGAAATCACACCGAGAGTATCGGTCTATTCCCGTTGTGATCGTATCCGCTATCGATAAACATACAGGATTCCCGATCGATAAGAACTTCATCAAGGCGGAAGAGTATCTGAGCAAACCCCTCCCTCCGGAGGTGCTTCTGAACACGGTAAAACGGTTAATCTCCGCGTGAGGAAAGATCATGCATGAGCTTTCCATCGCATGCGATCTGGTGCATCAGGTCTGTAATGCTCTTAAACAGTATCCCGGCTCGAAGATCGAGACCATCACGGTTGCCGTGGGAGTCTATTCCGGGGTCGATCCGGGGGCGCTCAGGACTGCTTTCCCCTTTGCCGCCGAGGGAACATCTGTCCGTGATGCAGGACTTGTAATTACGGCAGTTGAGCCTTCATTCACCTGCCATAGCTGCGGCGTCTCGTATAGGGAGGCGGGCGGGACGGCCTGCCCGGGGTGCGGATCGATGGACTTTGAGATCACTGCGGGACGTGAGCTGGAAATTACCGCAGTTGAACTTCAGACCTATTAAAGAATGCCTTTGTTAAGGCAGCACCCTTTCCCTCGGTCCCTTGCCGCTTCGCGGGAACGATGAAACCGTTTACCCCCGGAGGGGGCAAGGGAAGCCGTTGCGCTACAGGCTTTTCCTGCCCCAGTTCGGGGGAAGGTGGCCCGAAGGGCCGGAAGGGGGCAATAACGATGAGGACATCCATGACACGGGTTGCCTTAAAAAGCAAGGTGCTTGAACATAACGATATGATCGCCGGGAGGCTCCGGGCGCGGTTTCATAGAGACGGCATTTTCTGCCTGAACCTCATCGGGTCGCCCGGAAGCGGTAAAACAACCCTGCTTGAGGCTATTCTCCCGCAGCTCGCAGAACGTTTCAGGTGCGGGGTCATCGAGGGAGACGTCGCGACTAACAATGACATGCGCCGCATCGCCGCGCTCGGCATTTCTGCGGTGCAGATCGAAACCCGGGGAAGCTGCCATCTCACCGCCGAAATGGTGGAAAAGGCCTTCGGTGATCTTGACGGCGGATTGGAGCTGCTGGTCATAGAGAACGTAGGCAATCTTATCTGTACAGTGGCCTACGACTTGGGGGAAGACTGCCGGCTGGTGGTTTTAAGCACAGCCGAAGGGGAGGATAAACCTCTCAAATATCCCGCTGCATTTGTGTCCGCCCATGTATTGGTGATTACCAAGATCGATCTCGAACCCTATGTGGACGCAAGGGCGGCAACCATGGTTAGCAACGCCCTGAGGAGTAATCCTCGGCTCCGGGTTTTTACGACATCGGCGAAAACCGGCGAAGGCATCGGGCCGCTCATTGAATTTATCTCCGAAAAGCTCTCGCATGGAAAAGAGGCCTGACGATGGAATCAGGTACGCCAGGTACGAAACGGCTGGAGCGGATCGCAGTGTCGGGACTCGTTCAGGGAGTGGGATTCCGTCCTTTTGTCCACCGTCTTGCTAATCGTCACCGGCTCGGCGGGTTCGCCTGCAATACACCCGAGGGTGTATTGATGGAATTGGAAGGAGCGCCGGCGAATCTTGATTCATTTATCGATGACCTTCTCAGCGAGACTCCTCCTTTGGCGCAAATTTGCGCGCTTGAACGATTGTTCCTGTATGAGTCCGGAGAACAGCATTACCAGGGATTCGAGATACGAAAAAGTATCGGCCGGGGGCGGCGGCTCACCCTCATACCGCCGGACATCTGCGTGTGCGACGACTGTCTCGATGAGCTCTTTCAGCCGGAGAACCGGCGTTTCCTTTACCCTTTCATAAACTGCACCAACTGCGGCCCGCGGTTTACCATAATCCGTTCCATGCCCTATGACCGTCCCGCAACGACCATGGCGAATTTCACCATGTGCCCCGAATGCCGGAGCGAGTATGTGGACCCCAGCGACCGAAGATTCCATGCACAGCCCAATGCCTGCCCCAGATGCGGTCCCAGGCTGACGCTCGTGGATCGGGACAATCGCTTAATTCCGGGCGACCCGGTATTTCAAGCTGTCGCTCTCCTGAAGCAGGGGAAGATTCTCGCGGTGAAAGGACTGGGCGGATTTCATCTTGCTGTGGACAGCGCCGATGACCGTGCGGTGCAGCGGCTCCGGCTCCGTAAACACCGCGAGGAAAAGCCATTTGCCCTGATGACCGGGTCGCTCTACTCCGTAAGGCAGCTTGTCAGGCTGACAGCCTCCGAAGAACGCCTTCTTACCAGCCGCGAGCGTCCAATTATTTTGGCGGAGAAATATCCCGGTGCACCCGCGGTCGAAGCAGTGGCGCCGGGGAACGAGCGCTTAGGCGTCATGCTCCCCTACACACCTCTTCACTACCTCCTGTTTTTCCACCCGGAGGCGGGAGGAAACTACAGCCGGGGAGATTCTATCTTTCCGGCGCTCGTGATGACCAGCGCCAACCTATGCGACGAACCTATCTGTAAAGATAACAACGAAGCTCGTGAACGTCTTCGGGACATAGCGGATGCGTTTCTCATGCATGACCGGGAAATCAACGTCCGCTGCGACGATTCGGTAGTCCACTGTATGGGTGGAGAGCCAATGTTTATCAGGCGGTCGCGGGGGTATGCGCCGGTTCCGATTATCGTGCAGGGTAATTCGCCGCCTATCCTTGCTCTCGGCGGAGAGCTCAAGAACACTCTCTGCCTGCTCGATGGCCGGCGGGCTTTCATGAGCCAGCATATCGGGGACCTCGAGCGGTCTCATACTCTGGCATTTTTCCATGATGCCGTGAATCACTTCACGAAGGCGCTCGACATCGCTCCCCAGGTATACGCCTGCGATCTTCACCCGGATTACTTTTCCACGAAATACCTTGAACGTCTGCGAGGCAGCCGGGCGCCGGCGGATATAATCTCGGTCGGCGTTCAGCACCACCATGCCCATATCGCCAGCGTCCTTGCGGAACACGGGTTTGACGGCCCGGTAATCGGTCTGGCCATGGACGGCGCCGGGTACGGCCCTGACGGAACTGTATGGGGCGGTGAAATACTTATCTGTACGCCGGATGTTTTTGTACGTGCGGGACACATCGACTGTGTCCCTCTCCCCGGCGGCTCGGCCGCAGTGCGGCAACCATGGCGGATGGCTTTCTCACACCTGCACGCCGCGTACGGTGACAGATGGGACAGGCTCGACCTGCCATGCCTGACCAGGGTTCCCCGCAGCGACCTGGAAGTTCTTTTACAGGCGTGCAGCGCCGGGCTGAATTCCCCTCTCACCAGTTCTCTCGGGCGTCTTTTCGATGCAGCCGCCAGCATCCTCGATCTCTGCCATGAAACCACATACGAGGGACAGGCTGCTCTTCTAATTGAAACGGCAGGGGCGGCGAACAATTACCGGGTAGATCCGTTACCTCATTGTATTCGTCATGATGACAGGGAACACGTTTCATTCAATCCTGTTGTGTACGGCCCCGCGAACAGTATCAATGCAACCCCGCTGCCGCCTATCCATGGGGGCTATATACTCGACTACCGGCCTGCTTTTCGCGCAATGGTCGAGGGAGTCATCCGGAAAAAACCAACTCAGGAGCTGGCGCTTGCTTTTCACACAACCCTTGCCGCCTCGTTTGCGGATATAGCCGACAGGCTAAGGGAATCTACCGGCATCGACACAATCGCCTGCTCTGGCGGATGCTGGCAGAACAGGCTTTTGAGCGGACTGGCGCGGGAATTTCTCGAACAGCGGGGATTTAAAGTTATCTCCAACCGCCTGGCGCCTGTCAACGACGGCGGTCTCTCGCTGGGGCAGGCCTATGCGGCGGCAGCGGTTGTCGGATCGACCGGAGAAAGGAAAATAGAATGTGCCTTGCAGTTCCCATGAGAGTGTGCGAGATACTGGATCGCGGAAGGGCGGTCGCCGAGACGGACGGTGCGGCAATAGAAGTCTCACTTGAACTTGTGGGCGAGGTTCCCCTGGGAACTTACATCATCGTCCACGCAGGGTTCGCCATCGAGATTCTCGACATGGAGGAGGCGAAAAAAACCCTCGCGGTGATAGACGAACTGCTCGCTTCCGTGAAAGAGGAGCCGCGTTCGACATGACGACACCCCTGCTGAAAAGATTCCGCGAGCCGGCGCTCATCCGTGAACTGGGCGGGCGGCTGCGCGCGCTTTCGCTCGGTAAACCCGGCACGTTCATGGAGGTGTGCGGTACTCACACCATGGCCATCCACCGTACGGGGATTCCGTCGTTTCTGCCTCGGGGCATGCGGCTGCTTTCCGGGCCCGGCTGTCCGGTATGTGTGACGCCGGTGGAGTATCTCGATACCGCTTTTGCCCTCTCGCAAACGTACGGAGTGACGCTTGCCACGTTCGGCGACCTGGTGCGTGTCCCCGGTTCGGCGGGCTCCCTTGCCTCGATCAGAAGCGAAGGCTGCGATGTTCGTGTTGTCTATTCACCATCGGGAGCGCTTGACTGTGCGATCGAACATCCGAAGCGTGAAGTCGTATTCCTTGCCGTTGGATTCGAAACAACGGCGCCCGCAGTAGCAGCCACTGTCCTGCGCGCCCGGGAACAAAAAATTAAGAACTTCAGCATCCTCTGCGCCCATAAGCTGGTCATCCCCGCTCTCGCTGTTCTGGTGAACGATCCGTATCTTGCTGTGGACGGCTTCATTCTGCCGGGGCATGTTTCGAGTATTATAGGCTCAGAACCTTATCGGTTCCTTGCCGAATCCCACCGCCTTGCCTGCGTCATAGCCGGTTTCGAACCGGTTGACATACTTCAGGCGCTCCTTATGCTGGAAGAGCAGCGTGAAAGCAATAATCCCCACATCGCGATCCAGTATTCCCGGGGAGTGCGCCCATCGGGCAATGACCGCGCCAGAATCCTCATGAATGAGGTGTTTGCACCAGCCGAGACAGTCTGGCGCGGGTTCGGCGCCATACCCGCAAGCGGCCTCATTATCCGGGAGAAGTATGGCGATTTCGATGCAAAACTGCGGTTTCCGGTAACAATCCCGGCGCTTTCTGAACACGCAGCCTGCCGGTGCGGGGACATTCTGCGCGGGCGCTTTGATCCTCCCGGTTGTCCGATGTTCGGCGTGAAGTGCACCCCTCTGAACCCTGTCGGGCCCTGCATGGTTTCCAGCGAAGGCGCATGCGCGGCCTTTTACAGGTATTCGCGGCGGCTGCGGTCGAATGGCCGGGAGGCGGCAATCCATGCATGACGGTGAAATTCCTCCCTGCGACCGTATTCTCCTTGCCCACGGTTCCGGCGGCCTGCTCATGCGGAATCTCATCGAAAAATTCATTCTGCGATATCTTTGTTCTCCCGAGCTTCTGCCGCTGGACGACGCTGCAGAACTCTCCCTCGAAAGCACCTCCATCGCTTTCACCACAGATATGTTCGTGGTCAAGCCCATCTTCTTCCCCGGCGGCGACATAGGCAGCCTGGCGATCAGCGGA from Candidatus Latescibacter sp. carries:
- a CDS encoding monovalent cation/H+ antiporter subunit D family protein, with amino-acid sequence AVAVLTTALLVVLALGRIGAGYATYAVGGWPPPFGINLVGDGLSGFFLLIIAVVGFLVTVYSTAYMKRYTAEVKYYSLLMLMIAGMNGVVATGDLFNMYVFLEISAISSYALVAFGIRNEELEASFKYLVLGSVGSSFILVGIAFLYSITGTLNLAHLGRILEGNVSPGMVHFIAALFFAGFGIKAALIPFHAWLPDAHPSAPAPISAMLSGLLIKALGVYCLLRLLFNVFGFEYSYSMVFLTLGVLSMVGGALLAIGQNDFKRMLAYSSISQMGYIIFAIGLGSPLGIIGGLFHLLNHAVFKSLLFLCSGAVEYATGTRNLNELGGLWRKMPMTSATCSIASLSISGIPPFGGFFSKLIIIIAAVQAYDSLGPAAYVLAAVAVLVSFLTIIYFVKIQKMALFGPLPDRLAGVREVPAPMWGVLAVLAVFCIAFGLACPWFISVLVDPAREVMLDKGAYILNVLGSL
- a CDS encoding Na+/H+ antiporter subunit E, coding for MMNRLLYFVLMLAAWFLLTCSFDSQNIVAGVVTSVLVVVFTGYLFFDTIHKIFNPRRIFWFLYYIPFFIWQIIKANLDVAYRVLHMDLPIRPGIVKVTTTLKSDLGLTFLANSITLTPGTLTVDIIGSDLYIHWIYIHTDDPERQTEMIVSHFEKILKKVFE
- a CDS encoding cation:proton antiporter, which gives rise to MMHYAETFWPMFFMLVLMFSGFLCLYRIGKGPSAPDKMMAIDILGTLMVGFCAILTWTTGKDFYMNIGITWALLSFIGTIALAKYLEGRHFDD
- the mnhG gene encoding monovalent cation/H(+) antiporter subunit G; translation: MTETIGFVVMAVGVVFDLFGCIGLVRLPDIYNRLQAATKCVTLGTCMILIGLPLMMGMHAAGIRALVCAVFIMLTSPVAAHALSRAAYKAGVKLWEKSVADAYAKVAEKNNSME
- a CDS encoding 4Fe-4S binding protein, with product MRKPKVRELIEAIKVLFVEGPYTSKFPKEMTVPPDTFRGKPEFDPDICIGCGACSEVCPSRAIEVVDNLETGKRTLKLRYDICNFCGQCHLYCTTRDGVDYTTEYDLASLDRSTMVVTVEKELAICELCGGAAGTKDHLAWIANRLSSRGYSNPTLILAGMGNLSQAEPVKARPEHRKVDRDDLFRILCPDCRRKVFMTEEW
- a CDS encoding hydrogenase 3 maturation endopeptidase HyCI, which encodes MGARSVIVSVGNESRGDDSAGILFGALVRDDIRWSVIEGGDAPENMTSLIRACAPEAVLIADAMDFGGAPGEVMLAQGGELAGSGISTHGPLILFTDYIERSTGARVYVLGFQPERTGFGESMSSVVKGSVARMAEMLMKSRGIEDFFHEVQHILQEAGKL
- a CDS encoding response regulator is translated as MNTKKQIMVVEDEKDFAESIIMILESAGYEVIWADDGDQCFALLEFEKPDLIIMDVMMRTITEGFNVLYDLKSHREYRSIPVVIVSAIDKHTGFPIDKNFIKAEEYLSKPLPPEVLLNTVKRLISA
- a CDS encoding hydrogenase maturation nickel metallochaperone HypA — protein: MHELSIACDLVHQVCNALKQYPGSKIETITVAVGVYSGVDPGALRTAFPFAAEGTSVRDAGLVITAVEPSFTCHSCGVSYREAGGTACPGCGSMDFEITAGRELEITAVELQTY
- the hypB gene encoding hydrogenase nickel incorporation protein HypB — protein: MRTSMTRVALKSKVLEHNDMIAGRLRARFHRDGIFCLNLIGSPGSGKTTLLEAILPQLAERFRCGVIEGDVATNNDMRRIAALGISAVQIETRGSCHLTAEMVEKAFGDLDGGLELLVIENVGNLICTVAYDLGEDCRLVVLSTAEGEDKPLKYPAAFVSAHVLVITKIDLEPYVDARAATMVSNALRSNPRLRVFTTSAKTGEGIGPLIEFISEKLSHGKEA
- the hypF gene encoding carbamoyltransferase HypF, coding for MESGTPGTKRLERIAVSGLVQGVGFRPFVHRLANRHRLGGFACNTPEGVLMELEGAPANLDSFIDDLLSETPPLAQICALERLFLYESGEQHYQGFEIRKSIGRGRRLTLIPPDICVCDDCLDELFQPENRRFLYPFINCTNCGPRFTIIRSMPYDRPATTMANFTMCPECRSEYVDPSDRRFHAQPNACPRCGPRLTLVDRDNRLIPGDPVFQAVALLKQGKILAVKGLGGFHLAVDSADDRAVQRLRLRKHREEKPFALMTGSLYSVRQLVRLTASEERLLTSRERPIILAEKYPGAPAVEAVAPGNERLGVMLPYTPLHYLLFFHPEAGGNYSRGDSIFPALVMTSANLCDEPICKDNNEARERLRDIADAFLMHDREINVRCDDSVVHCMGGEPMFIRRSRGYAPVPIIVQGNSPPILALGGELKNTLCLLDGRRAFMSQHIGDLERSHTLAFFHDAVNHFTKALDIAPQVYACDLHPDYFSTKYLERLRGSRAPADIISVGVQHHHAHIASVLAEHGFDGPVIGLAMDGAGYGPDGTVWGGEILICTPDVFVRAGHIDCVPLPGGSAAVRQPWRMAFSHLHAAYGDRWDRLDLPCLTRVPRSDLEVLLQACSAGLNSPLTSSLGRLFDAAASILDLCHETTYEGQAALLIETAGAANNYRVDPLPHCIRHDDREHVSFNPVVYGPANSINATPLPPIHGGYILDYRPAFRAMVEGVIRKKPTQELALAFHTTLAASFADIADRLRESTGIDTIACSGGCWQNRLLSGLAREFLEQRGFKVISNRLAPVNDGGLSLGQAYAAAAVVGSTGERKIECALQFP
- a CDS encoding HypC/HybG/HupF family hydrogenase formation chaperone — protein: MCLAVPMRVCEILDRGRAVAETDGAAIEVSLELVGEVPLGTYIIVHAGFAIEILDMEEAKKTLAVIDELLASVKEEPRST
- the hypD gene encoding hydrogenase formation protein HypD, which encodes MTTPLLKRFREPALIRELGGRLRALSLGKPGTFMEVCGTHTMAIHRTGIPSFLPRGMRLLSGPGCPVCVTPVEYLDTAFALSQTYGVTLATFGDLVRVPGSAGSLASIRSEGCDVRVVYSPSGALDCAIEHPKREVVFLAVGFETTAPAVAATVLRAREQKIKNFSILCAHKLVIPALAVLVNDPYLAVDGFILPGHVSSIIGSEPYRFLAESHRLACVIAGFEPVDILQALLMLEEQRESNNPHIAIQYSRGVRPSGNDRARILMNEVFAPAETVWRGFGAIPASGLIIREKYGDFDAKLRFPVTIPALSEHAACRCGDILRGRFDPPGCPMFGVKCTPLNPVGPCMVSSEGACAAFYRYSRRLRSNGREAAIHA